Genomic DNA from Manis pentadactyla isolate mManPen7 chromosome 14, mManPen7.hap1, whole genome shotgun sequence:
gaaaaatataaaaatgaaagttaaagTTTTTTGATTGAATGTGGAAACCTAATTTTCACCACTCATATTTAGCAAACAGGTTTTTGACAAATCTGGCAGTGTTACAACTTACTAGGTGGTTCCAACTTACAACTAGGTGGCTCCTAGTGGGAGGAATTGTTCCAATAGGTGAGTCACTTCAAAAGCatagaagaaagggagtgagatGGAAACTGCTGATTTGGTTTCCCTTgatatttttctgctttcttccaGTTAAACATTGATTGTTTCTTGCTTGTTTTTGTAGCAACTTTTGGATGATTATCCGAAATGCTTCATTGTGGGAGCAGACAATGTGGGCTCCAAGCAGATGCAGCAGATCCGCATGTCTCTTCGTGGGAAAGCTGTGGTGCTGATGGGCAAGAACACAATGATGCGCAAGGCTATCCGAGGGCATCTGGAAAACAACCCAGCTCTGGAGAAGTCAGTTGATTCCCCTAGGCATCTTTGTTCTCACTTCTCAGTGCCCTTTTCACTTTTCCTTCAGAAGGGTGGGCTGAAATGTGACTGTCTCGTGTAAACTTCTCTTTGCAGACTGTTGCCTCATATCCGGGGGAATGTGGGCTTTGTGTTCACCAAGGAGGACCTCACTGAGATCAGGGACATGCTGCTGGCCAACAAGGTAAGGGGAGAATCAGGTTGGGTAAAGAGACCTTATTAATTTTGGCTCCTTAAAAAGCAAATTGACCATTCTCAGGTGTAACTGTGAAGAGAAGACTTCTCACTGTTCTCATTTTTGTTCAGGTGCCAGCTGCTGCCCGTGCTGGTGCCATAGCCCCATGTGAAGTCACTGTGCCAGCCCAGAACACTGGTCTGGGACCAGAGAAGACCTCCTTCTTCCAGGCTTTAGGCATCACCACTAAAATCTCCAGGGGCACCATTGAAATCCTGGTGAGTAGGTATGGCTTGCCAGTGCTAGCCAGGCCAGGGGTGGGGGCTTGGTTGCCCTAGACCTGCTGGATGTCCAGGTGTTAACTGCCAACTGTTACTTTGTTCTTCAGAGTGATGTGCAGCTGATTAAGACTGGAGACAAAGTAGGAGCTAGCGAAGCCACACTGCTGAACATGCTGAACATCTCCCCCTTCTCCTTTGGGCTGATCATCCAGCAGGTGTTTGACAATGGCAGCATCTATAACCCTGAAGTGCTTGACATCACAGAGGAAACTCTGCATTCTCGCTTCCTGGAGGTACATGCTGCCTATTCTAGCCCCTCTTTAATTAATTGCTTGAGAGCATATCTAGCTTTACCCTGAATTCTGGCTACACAGCTGAAACTAACTGTGTAAGCAAGGAGTTTTTTAATCTGTCTACCTCagtttcatctgtaaagtggcatTAACAATAGGAGATTGTTGAAAGACTTAATGAATTAGAGTATATAGCCTTAGTACAGGGTTGGGCATGATGTGAGGGCTAAAATTATTCTAGGGCCTACAATAAGATAAGACATTTTGAGTTGTATCATGAGTCAAAggggaaatgagaaaaatgaggacagtTTACTACATAAGAGTTGCCAAATTGT
This window encodes:
- the RPLP0 gene encoding 60S acidic ribosomal protein P0, with amino-acid sequence MPREDRATWKSNYFLKIIQLLDDYPKCFIVGADNVGSKQMQQIRMSLRGKAVVLMGKNTMMRKAIRGHLENNPALEKLLPHIRGNVGFVFTKEDLTEIRDMLLANKVPAAARAGAIAPCEVTVPAQNTGLGPEKTSFFQALGITTKISRGTIEILSDVQLIKTGDKVGASEATLLNMLNISPFSFGLIIQQVFDNGSIYNPEVLDITEETLHSRFLEGVRNVASVCLQIGYPTVASVPHSIINGYKRVLALSVETDYTFLLAEKVKAFLADPSAFVAAAPVAAAPTAAPAAAAPAKVEAKEESEESDEDMGFGLFD